The Elusimicrobiota bacterium DNA window GGGATCTCCCTTCGCCCACAAAATGAGGTGGGTGTGTTGCGAAAGATCTTGCGGAGGGAAAATGGAGTAATACCCATTGAAAGCCAGGTTGCCGATGACCGCTGGGTTCGTCTGGGAATATTGGGTCGGGATAAACACGTTTTCGCGTTTGCTTTCGATGTTGTAATCCAGCCGCAAACTTTTCCCCGAAGCCCCGACAAAAACTTGATCGTCAAATTCCACCCGACAAAAAATGCTCTTGTCGTCCGGATCATACCAGGCCCCGGTCGCGCCCCCCAACGCGTTTTCAGCTTTCCCTCCGTTAAATTGATCCAAGAGGAGCGGCGCGCCCGCCGCCACCATTGGCCACATAAAAGCCAAAACACCCGCCACGCGGATCCCTCTCATTGGCCGAACCGCATCGCCATGGAAAATGTCTGGGCGTTACCCAAATCGTCCAGGGAATCCCAGGCGTAATCAAAATCAAATGATTTATAGCGGATCCCGCCGCCGATCGAGGGGCCCCATTGGCCCTGCCTCCCGGAACGATGCAACCCGCCCCGTAAAGTGAGGGTCTTACTAAAAAATCGTTGGGCCAATCCCATCCGCCAAACCGATGGTTCACCCAAACGCTTATCGTATTGAAGGGCCAAATCCGTGAGAGGGGTGATCCGGCCAGCGGCCCCTGCCCGAACGGTGTAGGGCAAATTGTCCCGGGCGCCACTGTCCCAATCAATCCGGGGCCGGTTTATGTCCTGCCAAGCCAACGCCAATCGCAGCCGATCGTTAAAGGGCCGGTAAAGAACCCCCAAATCAAACCCCAACCCGGTCCCTTTCACGTCTGTGCCGTAGGCGGAATAGTATCGCATCCCCACACCGACGCTCATGCAATCCTGGCACAGTTTTCGGCCGTAGGACAGCATGTAAGTGCTTTCAGCGTAATTGAAAAAGCTCGCCTCGCCCTGGGTATCCAAATGCAAAACCTGCCCGCTCAAGGTTCCTTTCCCCACGTTGGGATGGGTGTAACCCGCCCCCGCATACCGGAGCAAACCCAACCCGTAAAGATCCTCGTAAGCGGCCGAAAAATGTCGGTCCTTCACCAAAGCCAACCCCGCGGGGTTCCAGTAAGCGGCAGTCCCATCCTCCGCCAACGCCACGTAAGCCCCCCCCATCCCTTTCGCCGCGGCCCCATACCCCAACGGTTCAAACGCCGCCGAATGCCCCATAACCCCAAGAGACCCCAAAACAAGAACACCCACCCCCACCCGACGCATCGCCATCCTCATCGCATCACCCCAACAATCTGCTTAAAGGTGTCTTTTCCCGCATTTAATCCGTCAGCATCCAAGACGAAGAAGTAAACCCCATTGGCCACCCGTTCCCCGTTATCACCCACCCCATCCCAAGTCAGAAACAAATCACCGGCGCTCTGACTCCCCAGATCGAGTGTTTTTACAGGAACCCCCTGAAGATTGAACACCCGAAACACCACAGCGGCTTGTTGCGACAACGTATAATCGACACGGAAGATATCTTTCAACCCATCGCCGTTGGGCGTAAACGGATTGTCCGGGGTCGAGACACTTGCAAGAACGCGACCGAGATTCGGTTTGCTAACGGCGGGTGGAGACACCGATTCCAAAAGGTCAAGATCCAACGTACCCGCCGCCGCCTCCCCCCGGGCCAAAATAAATTCCATCTGGGGAATTCGAACCAGATTCAAATTAGCGTCCGCCCCCAAGGCAAAGAAAGAAAATTGATCCACAGGAAGGGAAACTGTTTTCCAGACGCCCTCCGTGTTGGAAGCGTCCGCTAAAACTTTTCGGTACACCGTCCCATCCTCGTCAACAAGTTTCACCTCAATGTCACTGTTCCCACCTGTTCCCCTGAATGAAAACCGGACCATGGGTTCCTTGAGCAAATTTGTCACAAAATCTTTCTCGGCGACAGAAAAGGCCTGTCCCGGTTCCGAAGAAAAGCTGTAGTCCAAGCGCGCCACCTTGGTGGCTCCCGAGAGGCCCACCACCGAGGGATCTGTCTCAGAGGTCAGAGCAACCGTTGATGTATCCAAAGGAGCGGCCGTGATATAGGGGGCTTTGGGTAAAGCGGAAAAGTCATCCAAGACCCGAACCGTCTCACCGGACCCCGCGGGTCCCACAAGAGCGAGATCGTCCAAATAGACCCGATGGGTTCCCACCGTATTGAACACAAAAACAATTTCGGTCAATGCCGAAAAATTCAATGCGGGATTTATGGCTTTAAAGGACGCCAAGGGATAGGATAGTTTTGTGAACTCTGTGGTCGAAATTCCCGTGACTGTTTGTTCAACCATGTGCACGGGTTCCGTGGATTTTAATTGGATGCGGAGGGGCCCGTTGCCCGGAACACCCTTGATCCAAAACTCAATAGCTTCATCTCCTTGAGCAACCGCTTTTCCTAAAATATGCGAGGCGAAACAGTATCCACTCGGAAGCGTGCAGTCGAATTGCCGACTGTAGGAACCTCGGTGAACCTCCGTGGTGACAGGGAGAAAAGAATGGGGGTTGCTGGACGGGGTCGCTCCCACAATAATGGACTGGGGGCCGGATCGATCATTTATTAAAGGATTTGGTCCCTCCGCGGAATCGATAACCGAAACACGAGAAGAAGCCTGGACCAAGCGAAACCCATCGAAATAAATGGACCCCTCACTCGCGACGGCATCCGTATCCCGGCTGACCCCAAACCCAAATTTGGACACCCGAGACAAATCGAAAGAACTGTTCCCAAAATCATTTGTGAAGAAACTGGCGAAAGGAACCGTCATCTCGCGCCACACATTATCCGTTACGGGGGTGAACTTGTACATCAAGTTATCCGCCAAAATCGTGGTGCCGCTGTCGGAGTCAACGAACTTGATTTCGATGGTGTTCGTCCCCCCCGTGGCGCGGTACCGGAACTGAACAGCGTCGGCACCCAACGCCGTAAAATCCACAAAAGGCGCGCTGTTGTTGTAAATGCCCGCGTAATGACCGGCCTCAAGGCTGTAAGTCATTCGGAGCGCGTTCCCGCTTTGTCCGGTGACCGTCGAGAGCGAAACAGTCGCCCCCGCGGCGTCCGTCACCGTGTTCCAACCGACGGTCGATTCAAAAGGATCCAGGACAGTGGCTTGGGTGGGAAGAATAGCGGTGCACAGAGCCAGGGCGGCCCCGAAAATAATATATGGTCGATCCAACTTCTTTGTTGGCACCTATCGCCTCGTTATGTTTCGACCGCGAATAGAATACAGCTCCATCAAACAGGAAGATTGTATGAATTTATAAAAATATTGCAAGAAATTTCTTCTCCAAACCCTGAGGAGAAAGCCATCGCAACGCCATTCTTTAGCGCCTAAATTTCATAATTACATTAAAAGTATTAGTCCATTGACACCCCTCATCCATCTCTCCCGGCCATCTTTTCCATAAGAGTGTGGAGGGAATTCCCTCCAAAAAATATCAGCGCGGGTTTTTGTTAACGGAAAAACCAGAAGAACCGCGAAAAACGGGTTCTCCAGAAAAAGGTTGAACCTCGATAGTGGGCCGCCGCCCGGTTTGCATCCAATCCTTTAACCACGCACCGGCGTGGCGCGCCATTTCTTTCAACGGCTGACGAACCGACGTTAATCCACGGGATTCGGCCTCAGGAATATCATCAAACCCCGCCAGGGCAATAGATTCAGGAACCTTGATCTTTCTTTCGATCAGAAAGTCCCAAGCCCCCAAAGCCATATGGTCGTTGGCCGCAAAAACCGCCGTCGGCTGTGACGCTACATTCAGAAGATGCTCCATGGCTTTCGGACCTTCCTCCCGGGAAAAACGTCCTTCCACAACAAGGCCAGGATCCCAAGGAATCCCCCGATCGGCCAACCCTTGGCGATATCCCTCCAGCCGGTCCTTGCCATTGGAAGTTTCCATTTTCCCAGCAATAAACCCAATCCGTCGATACCCTAAACCCACCAAATACCCCGTCATTTCCCGTGACGCCCCCACGTTGTCCAAATCAACAGATGGGATTCCCTCTACCACCCCATTCACCACCACCACAGGCCCCCCCGCTTTTCGCACCTCTTCAATCTGAGAAACATCGGGCGCTAATAAAATATATCCATCCATGGATTGTTCTTTAGGATTTACGAAAAGGTGGGCTGAATCAAAAACGGCAGACAATCCGGACAAGCACGCAGAGAAGTAAGGAGAAGAAAGGTCCGGTTCCGAGTGGGTCATCACCCCCACATGAAGAGAGAGTCGTGGCACTCTGACGTGTTTACTCACACCTGCCCGGGAAATCAATAGGTTTTCCCTCGCCTCTCGGGAGAGGAGGGGCTGAGGGAAAAAGGTGTTTAAACTGGGAAAGGGAAGCGTAATTTCTGCTGGGGAAAAGATACATCCAAAAACACCTACTGAAAATAAATTTCTCCCGCCAAAAGGCCCACACGCTCTTTCATGAGCGGGTGGCTCATGAATCGTTCTCGGATGGATCCAAATTCCAAATGGTTATCGATGGCGATCAGGGTCATCCCCTGGTCGAGAGCCAAATACCGGGGAGAGGTTTTCCCCGTCTTGACGTCCACGCTGTCGTAAAACCCATATTCCCCATAAAGTCCTTGGATGCGCGCCAATTTGCGAATATTTTCAATGGCCCGAACCGGATCCACACCTAAAGCCAAGAAACTGGCGTGGGGGGTGATCACCGCTTCGTCCGCGTATCCCTTCGCGCCCAAGAAGGGAACCCCATATTCTTTGTAGCCTTGCGGCACGTCCGGGATAGCGCACGGGGAAATCCCCCACACCGGGTATCGCTTTTCAACTAAAGCGTAACGGATCTGGGCCTCCACAATGGCCCGGGCGTTGGCCCCCAACCCCTCGGGAGAATAATCCTGCTCATTGATCACCAAGGTGGGCATGAGAAACTCGAACATGCTCCCACCCCAGGAAGGAACAAAACGCAAATCCCCATGCCGATACGTCCCAAAGAAAACATCGTATTTCCCGACCGAGCGAATAACACCTTTCGGCTTCTGGCTCTGCCACTCCCATTCGGCGGGGAGCGTCCGAAAAAGTTTGTACCAGTGTTCTTCCGGTAAATCGCCCATGGCAATCCCGATGTAAGACGTAATGCGAGGTTCCGTTAAAAGGAGCCCGTAATGGTTCGAGGAAAGTTCCCCTTTCCTCGCGTCGTACCCTCCATACAGTTGGCCCAACTCCGGGTCATACACTTTCGAAAAATCAAAATCCGACAACAGAGCATCGATATCCGTTTTCAGGAGGGGATGAGCCTGGCCCGCAACGATAAGTCCCGCGGCCAACCAACCGTTGTCAACGGAAGAAACAAACGAACTGCTGGCTTTCAGCGTAATGGTTTCATAATAATTAAAAAATTGACCTTCCCATCGGGGCAAGCCTTGAAGGGTGGTCAGGGTTTTCCGCAGACGCACCTCGGCGTCCTTGTGAGACAGAAACCCCATGTCCTGGGCCGCCACCAAACACATCAGATACAAACCGATGTTGGTGGTGGAGGTATAACTCATCACTTTGGTGTAGCCCGGCGAAATGAGAACGTTATCCAAGGGCAACCCATTTTCCTTGTCCACCAGGTCACGGAAATACCCCCAGGTGTCCCGGGCAATGGCCGTCAATAATTCCTTATCCCCCAATTGGGAGCTAAGGCTCTTCGTGACCGTAGGATTAAACCGGTAGAGGCGGGCCTGCTGAACAGCCTCCGAAAGAGGCGGCTTCCCCGCCTGAGCCGACAACACCCAGGGAAGAAACAACAACAAAAGTGATTTTTTAATGGCAGATGTCATAAGGGCCGAAGGAAGTTTAGCAAAAAAACACCCTCGCGATGGGGGTTGGAGGGGGATTGTTGATGAACCTGTCGGCCAAAAAATTATTAA harbors:
- a CDS encoding gliding motility-associated C-terminal domain-containing protein; translated protein: MPTKKLDRPYIIFGAALALCTAILPTQATVLDPFESTVGWNTVTDAAGATVSLSTVTGQSGNALRMTYSLEAGHYAGIYNNSAPFVDFTALGADAVQFRYRATGGTNTIEIKFVDSDSGTTILADNLMYKFTPVTDNVWREMTVPFASFFTNDFGNSSFDLSRVSKFGFGVSRDTDAVASEGSIYFDGFRLVQASSRVSVIDSAEGPNPLINDRSGPQSIIVGATPSSNPHSFLPVTTEVHRGSYSRQFDCTLPSGYCFASHILGKAVAQGDEAIEFWIKGVPGNGPLRIQLKSTEPVHMVEQTVTGISTTEFTKLSYPLASFKAINPALNFSALTEIVFVFNTVGTHRVYLDDLALVGPAGSGETVRVLDDFSALPKAPYITAAPLDTSTVALTSETDPSVVGLSGATKVARLDYSFSSEPGQAFSVAEKDFVTNLLKEPMVRFSFRGTGGNSDIEVKLVDEDGTVYRKVLADASNTEGVWKTVSLPVDQFSFFALGADANLNLVRIPQMEFILARGEAAAGTLDLDLLESVSPPAVSKPNLGRVLASVSTPDNPFTPNGDGLKDIFRVDYTLSQQAAVVFRVFNLQGVPVKTLDLGSQSAGDLFLTWDGVGDNGERVANGVYFFVLDADGLNAGKDTFKQIVGVMR
- a CDS encoding substrate-binding domain-containing protein; protein product: MPRLSLHVGVMTHSEPDLSSPYFSACLSGLSAVFDSAHLFVNPKEQSMDGYILLAPDVSQIEEVRKAGGPVVVVNGVVEGIPSVDLDNVGASREMTGYLVGLGYRRIGFIAGKMETSNGKDRLEGYRQGLADRGIPWDPGLVVEGRFSREEGPKAMEHLLNVASQPTAVFAANDHMALGAWDFLIERKIKVPESIALAGFDDIPEAESRGLTSVRQPLKEMARHAGAWLKDWMQTGRRPTIEVQPFSGEPVFRGSSGFSVNKNPR
- a CDS encoding DUF3131 domain-containing protein; this translates as MTSAIKKSLLLLFLPWVLSAQAGKPPLSEAVQQARLYRFNPTVTKSLSSQLGDKELLTAIARDTWGYFRDLVDKENGLPLDNVLISPGYTKVMSYTSTTNIGLYLMCLVAAQDMGFLSHKDAEVRLRKTLTTLQGLPRWEGQFFNYYETITLKASSSFVSSVDNGWLAAGLIVAGQAHPLLKTDIDALLSDFDFSKVYDPELGQLYGGYDARKGELSSNHYGLLLTEPRITSYIGIAMGDLPEEHWYKLFRTLPAEWEWQSQKPKGVIRSVGKYDVFFGTYRHGDLRFVPSWGGSMFEFLMPTLVINEQDYSPEGLGANARAIVEAQIRYALVEKRYPVWGISPCAIPDVPQGYKEYGVPFLGAKGYADEAVITPHASFLALGVDPVRAIENIRKLARIQGLYGEYGFYDSVDVKTGKTSPRYLALDQGMTLIAIDNHLEFGSIRERFMSHPLMKERVGLLAGEIYFQ